One Pirellulales bacterium genomic region harbors:
- a CDS encoding sulfatase — MIRLSPSCILASCLVMFTAHHVVPQANAADTPAKKRNVLFIASDDLNNRLGCYGDPQVKTPNIDRLAVRGMRFDRAYCQFPLCNPSRASFLTGLRPDTTGVLDNQVHFRKNIPDVVTLPELFRKHGYYVARVGKLYHYGVPGGIGTSGLDDPQSWQEVVNPRGRDKDDEDKIFSITPGTGFGATLSWLAADGTDLEQTDGRGATSAIELLEKHAAEPFFLAVGFYRPHTPYVAPKSYFGLYPLEHIALVNEPTDDRDDIPPLAITVKTPNYGINTELQKQAIEAYVASISFMDAQVGRLLDTLDRLHLTDNTIVVFMSDHGYHLGEHGLWQKMTLFEESSRVPIVIAAPGMKAAGQGCPRLVESIDVYPTLADLCGLPAPERLEGRSLRPLLDDPQQPWKKGAHTQVRRGENAMGRSVRSERYRYTEWDEGHKGVELYDHDNDPHEFHNLARDPAQAQVVKEHQALLRNTE, encoded by the coding sequence ATGATTCGCCTTTCGCCCTCCTGCATCCTGGCTTCCTGTCTCGTCATGTTCACGGCGCATCACGTCGTGCCGCAGGCCAACGCCGCCGACACGCCGGCGAAGAAGCGTAACGTCCTGTTCATCGCATCCGACGACCTGAACAATCGCTTGGGCTGCTATGGCGATCCGCAGGTGAAGACGCCCAACATCGACCGCCTGGCCGTGCGAGGTATGCGCTTCGATCGCGCCTATTGCCAGTTTCCCTTGTGCAACCCCAGCCGAGCATCATTCCTTACCGGCCTGCGACCTGATACCACCGGCGTGCTCGACAACCAGGTTCACTTTCGTAAGAACATTCCCGACGTCGTCACCTTGCCCGAGCTGTTCCGCAAACATGGTTACTACGTGGCTCGGGTCGGAAAACTTTATCACTACGGCGTGCCCGGAGGGATCGGTACCAGCGGGCTCGACGATCCGCAGTCATGGCAAGAGGTGGTCAATCCGCGCGGCCGGGACAAGGACGACGAGGACAAAATCTTTTCCATAACGCCAGGTACGGGCTTTGGGGCCACGCTGTCGTGGTTGGCCGCCGACGGCACCGATCTCGAACAAACCGACGGTCGCGGCGCGACCTCGGCCATCGAACTGCTGGAGAAGCATGCGGCCGAGCCGTTCTTTCTGGCCGTAGGATTTTATCGGCCCCACACGCCCTACGTCGCGCCAAAGTCATATTTCGGACTTTACCCGCTGGAACACATCGCGTTGGTCAACGAGCCGACGGACGATCGTGACGACATTCCGCCGCTAGCCATCACCGTGAAGACGCCGAACTATGGCATCAACACAGAACTGCAAAAACAGGCCATTGAGGCCTACGTGGCATCGATCAGCTTTATGGATGCCCAAGTCGGCCGCCTGCTCGACACGCTCGACCGACTGCACCTGACCGACAACACGATCGTGGTCTTCATGAGCGATCACGGCTACCATCTCGGCGAGCATGGGCTGTGGCAGAAGATGACCTTGTTCGAAGAATCGTCGAGGGTGCCGATCGTGATCGCGGCGCCGGGCATGAAAGCTGCCGGCCAGGGTTGCCCGCGGCTGGTGGAATCGATCGACGTCTATCCCACGCTGGCCGATCTGTGCGGATTGCCGGCCCCTGAGCGGCTCGAAGGGCGCAGCCTGCGCCCGCTGCTCGACGATCCGCAGCAACCGTGGAAGAAAGGGGCCCATACCCAGGTGCGCCGCGGCGAAAATGCCATGGGCCGATCGGTTCGCAGCGAACGTTACCGCTATACCGAGTGGGACGAAGGGCACAAGGGCGTGGAACTGTACGATCACGACAACGACCCCCACGAGTTCCACAACCTGGCCCGCGATCCGGCCCAAGCCCAGGTTGTGAAAGAACACCAGGCGCTATTGCGCAACACTGAGTAG
- a CDS encoding flavin reductase family protein, protein MPFDSKLQRTIMGRFATGVTVVTTGREGDFSGLTANAVASLSLTPPLVLVAVERSAHSHEYLLRHRNFAMNILAATQEHLSQRFATRGPKVFADLEFVTGASGAPILAGTLGYVDCQVTEILPGGDHDIFVGEILTGEAHDGAPLLYFAGKYRALAEG, encoded by the coding sequence GTGCCGTTTGATTCGAAGCTGCAACGAACGATCATGGGACGTTTCGCCACGGGGGTCACCGTTGTGACGACGGGGCGCGAAGGGGATTTTAGCGGGCTGACAGCCAATGCCGTGGCCTCGCTGTCACTGACGCCTCCCTTGGTGCTCGTGGCCGTCGAGCGTAGCGCTCACTCGCACGAATATCTGCTGCGGCATCGTAATTTTGCCATGAACATCCTGGCTGCCACGCAGGAGCACCTGTCGCAGCGGTTTGCCACCCGCGGCCCCAAGGTATTTGCCGACTTGGAGTTCGTAACCGGCGCCTCGGGCGCACCGATCCTGGCGGGCACGCTGGGTTATGTCGATTGCCAGGTAACCGAGATCCTGCCCGGTGGAGACCACGACATTTTCGTGGGCGAAATTCTGACCGGCGAAGCGCACGACGGGGCGCCGCTGTTGTATTTCGCCGGAAAATATCGCGCCCTGGCCGAAGGCTAG
- a CDS encoding Gfo/Idh/MocA family oxidoreductase has translation MRDHRLSRLSRRDFVAASTAAGAVIGTGLARAPAAANALGANDRINFGVIGVGGMGSGHVGDLVGRADRDNLRCVAVCDVFQKRVNQNRERTGGEGYNDYRRLLDRKDIDAVIIATPDHWHSKQAIDAMEAGKDVYLQKPMTLTIPQAIAVRDAAKRLNRKLQVGTQYASEPEAWAARKAIADGRIGKVVWSQNGYCRNSREGQFNWPIDADAGPDKQGENHIDWDMWLGHEFGLAAKIPWNPDHFFRFRKYWAYNGGVATDLLYHALAPLVLAISGPQGEYPKKVVAGGGQYIEKDGRDIPDSHFMLIEYPSEHTVFLASVMTNDNGIPRIIRGQHGTIEFGGGLKLRGQPTWKQEFSAANGGQMEVTIPNEPRRDHVGNFIDAVRGQAELACNAELGCALMVAIKLGEDAYRETKVMLWDAAKEQVVAV, from the coding sequence ATGAGGGATCACCGATTGTCGCGTCTCTCACGTCGTGATTTTGTCGCCGCGAGCACGGCCGCGGGAGCCGTGATTGGCACTGGCCTGGCCCGGGCGCCGGCGGCTGCCAACGCCTTGGGTGCCAACGACCGTATCAATTTCGGCGTCATCGGGGTCGGCGGCATGGGCTCTGGGCATGTCGGGGATCTCGTCGGTCGAGCCGACCGCGACAACCTCCGTTGCGTAGCCGTGTGCGATGTCTTCCAGAAGCGCGTAAATCAAAATCGTGAACGCACTGGCGGCGAAGGCTACAACGACTATCGCCGGCTGCTCGATCGCAAGGATATCGACGCCGTGATCATCGCCACCCCCGATCACTGGCATTCCAAGCAAGCGATCGACGCCATGGAGGCCGGCAAGGATGTGTACCTGCAAAAGCCGATGACGCTGACGATTCCACAAGCGATCGCCGTGCGCGACGCCGCCAAGCGGCTCAATCGCAAGCTGCAAGTCGGCACGCAATACGCCTCTGAGCCCGAGGCTTGGGCCGCGCGCAAGGCGATTGCCGACGGCCGCATCGGCAAGGTCGTATGGTCGCAGAATGGCTACTGCCGCAATAGTCGCGAAGGGCAGTTCAACTGGCCCATCGACGCCGATGCCGGCCCCGACAAGCAGGGCGAAAACCATATCGACTGGGACATGTGGCTGGGACACGAATTCGGACTGGCCGCCAAGATTCCTTGGAACCCCGATCACTTCTTCCGCTTTCGCAAGTATTGGGCGTACAACGGCGGCGTAGCTACCGATCTGCTGTATCACGCACTGGCGCCGTTGGTCTTGGCCATCTCTGGACCCCAGGGTGAATACCCAAAAAAAGTCGTGGCTGGCGGTGGTCAGTACATAGAGAAAGACGGACGGGATATTCCCGACAGCCACTTCATGCTGATCGAGTACCCCAGCGAGCACACCGTGTTCCTGGCCAGCGTGATGACCAACGACAATGGCATTCCGCGCATCATTCGTGGCCAGCACGGCACCATCGAATTCGGTGGCGGCTTGAAGCTGCGCGGGCAACCCACTTGGAAGCAAGAGTTCTCCGCGGCCAATGGCGGGCAGATGGAAGTCACGATCCCCAACGAGCCACGCCGCGATCACGTGGGGAACTTCATCGATGCCGTGCGCGGCCAGGCCGAGTTGGCCTGCAATGCCGAGCTAGGCTGTGCGCTGATGGTCGCCATCAAGCTGGGCGAAGACGCCTACCGCGAGACCAAAGTCATGCTGTGGGATGCCGCCAAAGAACAGGTCGTGGCGGTTTAG
- a CDS encoding DUF6666 family protein translates to MVACVIAFLHAAPQVVSRAAWALLLTSAIVLGASDLSAESTDPSMARLPPVWSTVPPVAPVARSLSGNDDPLLDEFDKPVDFVPASGACDEILVPKYRLLDPLSVFMGLDGSKQPQDFGINAQFGGRAAVNWAVPLIESLGIGAQIGTAIDATGDAVQVQQRILGSTGRTQSYTTVGVFQRTEMGLFWGLAYDFLREDYYDNFSLGQWRFNVGYMISPRSTIGVWSTISAQSDSGTFGATPVTLVPISQTNAYYKYVWPNAVQTTFWGGLANEHGQVNAVLGDLRELHNTFVFGAELQIPLTDRLAIFGQANFITPASSGTVDSYLGFVYFPHGGARRVVQSSFAPLQTVAAPTNFAVDLRR, encoded by the coding sequence ATGGTCGCCTGCGTAATTGCCTTCTTGCACGCGGCGCCGCAGGTCGTTAGCCGCGCAGCCTGGGCCCTTCTGCTGACCTCCGCGATTGTCCTCGGCGCGTCGGATCTGTCGGCCGAGAGTACCGATCCGTCGATGGCGCGACTGCCTCCGGTATGGTCCACCGTCCCCCCAGTTGCACCCGTTGCGCGCTCGCTTTCGGGCAACGACGACCCCTTGCTGGACGAGTTCGACAAGCCGGTCGACTTCGTGCCGGCCAGCGGCGCCTGCGATGAAATTCTCGTACCGAAATACCGGCTGCTCGATCCGCTGTCGGTCTTCATGGGTTTGGATGGTTCGAAGCAGCCGCAAGATTTTGGCATTAACGCACAATTCGGCGGTCGTGCCGCGGTGAACTGGGCCGTGCCGCTGATCGAATCGCTCGGCATCGGCGCGCAGATTGGCACTGCCATTGATGCCACCGGCGACGCCGTGCAAGTTCAGCAGCGCATCTTAGGTTCCACAGGCCGCACGCAGAGCTATACCACTGTAGGCGTGTTCCAACGCACCGAGATGGGCCTTTTTTGGGGCCTGGCCTATGACTTCTTGCGGGAAGATTACTACGACAACTTCAGTCTTGGGCAATGGCGATTCAACGTCGGATACATGATCTCGCCGCGCAGCACGATTGGTGTCTGGTCCACAATTAGCGCCCAGAGCGATTCCGGCACCTTTGGTGCGACGCCGGTCACGCTGGTTCCCATCTCGCAAACCAACGCTTACTACAAGTACGTGTGGCCCAACGCGGTGCAGACCACGTTCTGGGGTGGGTTGGCCAACGAGCATGGCCAGGTGAACGCCGTCCTCGGCGATTTGCGCGAGCTGCACAACACGTTTGTGTTTGGCGCCGAACTGCAAATTCCGCTCACAGACCGGCTGGCGATCTTTGGCCAGGCAAACTTTATCACGCCGGCTAGCTCGGGCACGGTCGATTCGTACCTAGGCTTCGTCTATTTCCCGCACGGCGGGGCGCGGCGCGTAGTGCAGTCTTCGTTCGCACCGCTACAGACCGTGGCGGCGCCGACGAACTTTGCGGTCGACTTGCGGCGCTAA
- a CDS encoding phosphoglycerate dehydrogenase encodes MPRILVTPYLLKDTRGKFRDIIERAGFEVTFPTVAEPDLRGAALIKHLEGVSGVLAGSEPYTPEVLKASKLRAIARAGVGYDAVDMPTANELGIAVAITPGTNEHSVAEQTLALLFGVYRDVSRRDAEVHRGEWSRRPLWRLAGKTIGLLGLGRIGRAVVPRAVGLGLRVIAHDPFADRDFTALHGVELCSLDDVFAQSDIVSLHLPATADTRDLVNRRTLGLMRRGSVLINTARGGLVDEDALAEALASGHLAGAGLDVFKVEPLPLTSPLLKFDNVVMAPHMGGLDEESGEAMACLAAECLVKLAAGQWPDGCIVNEQLRPGFKW; translated from the coding sequence CTCAAGGACACTCGAGGCAAGTTTCGCGACATCATCGAGCGGGCCGGGTTTGAAGTCACGTTTCCCACGGTCGCCGAGCCCGATTTGCGCGGCGCAGCGTTGATCAAGCACCTGGAAGGCGTCTCGGGCGTGTTGGCCGGTTCGGAGCCATATACTCCGGAAGTTCTCAAGGCTTCCAAGCTGCGGGCGATCGCACGGGCCGGAGTCGGCTACGACGCCGTCGACATGCCGACCGCCAACGAACTGGGAATCGCCGTGGCGATCACCCCCGGCACGAATGAGCATTCGGTGGCCGAACAGACATTGGCGCTGCTGTTTGGAGTCTACCGCGATGTCTCCCGCCGCGATGCCGAGGTACACCGTGGAGAATGGTCGCGCCGCCCCTTGTGGCGGCTGGCCGGCAAGACGATTGGGCTGCTGGGCTTGGGGCGCATCGGCCGCGCCGTGGTTCCTCGCGCTGTGGGTCTGGGTTTGCGCGTGATCGCGCACGATCCGTTTGCAGACCGCGACTTTACGGCCCTGCATGGCGTCGAACTGTGCTCGTTGGACGACGTGTTCGCCCAGAGCGACATCGTCAGTTTGCATCTGCCGGCGACAGCCGACACGCGCGACCTGGTGAATCGCCGCACGTTGGGCCTGATGCGTCGTGGCTCGGTGTTAATCAATACCGCCCGCGGTGGACTGGTCGACGAAGACGCATTGGCCGAGGCCCTGGCCAGCGGGCATCTTGCAGGTGCCGGCCTGGATGTCTTCAAGGTCGAGCCGCTGCCGCTGACGAGCCCGCTTCTCAAGTTCGACAACGTCGTCATGGCGCCGCACATGGGCGGGCTGGACGAAGAATCGGGCGAAGCCATGGCCTGCCTGGCCGCCGAATGCCTGGTGAAACTGGCCGCCGGACAGTGGCCCGACGGCTGTATCGTCAACGAGCAGCTTCGCCCTGGCTTCAAGTGGTAA